CTTGTTGACCAATCACTTGAAACATTTTCATCCCCTGGCTAACACGCATCCCACCAGCAAGTTCAAAGTGAGTCACAGATAGATTCTTGCCAATTATAGAAAAGAAGATGAAAAAGAGTAGGGTATTTCACAACTGTGCACATACCTTGTAACCTTCAGGGAACATGGCATCAAGCTCATCATCAGTGAGAGGTCGATTCCTTTCATCGATCTCTCGCTCCCACCTCCAGGCCTGCAGCTGCTCTGGGGTCATGCTCATCAAGTGACCTGTAATGCCAGAACAGGCGGGTCAAAATAAACTCGCAATTCTCCAGTGAAGTTGTGCTTAAAGAAAGATACATCAGATGCCCCAAAACTACGATTACGTAATATTGATCATCTGCAAAATAACCAGTTAGGTTGTTCATTCCGTATGTAGCGCAATAGCGATTTAGCATTGAATCTCATGTTATGGCTTTAATCCtaaaattttgtatgaaaggtgGATCATGGCTTGAGGTTATTCACATTGCATGTAAAAGATTAATGGACAACACAtacattgaaaagaaaatgcTTTCTTACCAGGTGTAGGAGTGGCCATGTTCATTGCTGGGGTTCCGATTGGGGTCTTTCCAGGAGTCAATAACGGTGTTGAAGAGCCCATCTGGCTTGCGGGTGTTTCATCCCAACGGGACTTTCTCTTGCTAGCTCCCGGAGTTGGAGTCTCTCCCACGGACTCATCCCCCCGGTCTGTACGCGGGGTCTCAGCCCAGCCACTCCCGTGTCCCGgggtctccctctccgtctttGGTGTCTCGTCCCAACGATTTTTCCGCACACTTCCTGTAGCTCCGCCGTGGCCGGGTGTTGCGTGACCCGGCGTGTCCCTGCCCGGGGTTGCCGCGCCGGCTGGTGTGTGGCTAGGTGTCGGGTCCCACATGCGTGAGCTGGGAGTGGCCCCGGGGGTCTCGCTGCCTTTAGGTCGGCCAGGGGTTTCATCCCATCGGCTGTTTGAAGGTGTGTGGGCCGGCGTGTGTCCAGGGGTCTGTAAAGTACCAGAAATATATGTTAAACGTAACTATTAGGAGATTCCCATTGTACATGATGGTGGCTGGACATACGTCGACATTTGCATCAGCCTGATCCCAGCTGGACATCATTTTAGGGGTAGTATTGGTAGGAGTTTGGTCAGCAGTCTGGTCCCATCTGCGCTTGCGTTTagcagcggcggcggctgcGGCAGCAGCAGCTTGGCTGGCAGCGGACCCATTGACAGCTTTCAGGTCACCCGACTTAGCCTTCTCTGCGAGCTGCAGACGAATCTCCCTCTGCACACCCATGCAAAAGTAAACGTTAGCAAACAGGATCAAGTCAACATTACCTTGGAGAGTTGTCTTTCGTTTACGCACCTCTTCTTTGGACAGGTTCTGCTCTCTCATGACGTCCACATAAGACCTCACCTGCAGCTTAGGGTCCGGCGTTTTGCCTCCTGCGCGAAAGAGCACCAACAAGAACAAAGTACACTCATTAGAGCACACACTCGTACCCTTCGTGTTCTTCACACCAATCACAAACAGTCAGCTAACCCTGGCTTTCTTTAAATTATGGTCCACtctttaaaaactgaaaattcctTCTGATTTACAAAGAAACATACGTGTTTACCCTTGCCTACATACAGATATAGGATCATAAGAAAAATACAAGCAGATACATGGAGAGCAGGGCTTAAGTTTTGTTGTGCGTTCATATAAGTGGATATAGCCATCCCTGGTGCAGAGAGGGTCCTGGGCTGCGCTCTTCAGAATACGTACACTTTCAGCGCCAAGGGTCCTTCTGCAGTCAGACTTCAACCAGCAGAAAAGCAGCCTAGAAAATTTCTCTTTACCATTAGTAACACTTTGGAAAAGGGTTTGAACTCACACACAACAGTATACTACCTGTTTTGCATAATTTGTGccacttaaaaagaaaaaaaaaatcagagaaaatgaaaatcaattaTGTTCTGTggggacaagaaaaaaaataatgacgtgAATCCCAGTTAATACTTGATTTTAAAACTCGTCTTAAACTGCCATTAAAAATTAGTttccaacatagataagtgtcAGGGCCACCTTTGCTTGAGTTAATTATCATCTATACAACAAAAATAGTGTCTTGACTTCTTCGCTAAAAATGTAGCAATTTAAATTACAGTCAAGACATTTTATGAAATTCTAGAAATGAAAAAAGAACACTTGAAAGGATCTTTTGGGGAGTCAAAAAGTAGCTCCAGCTGGATTCAACGACTAGGAGCAGGTAGACCCTGACAAAAACTGACAAGTGCACAGTTCTCTCTGTGTCCCCCATAACCTACACAGGATGAGTTGCTGCGCTCTTAACAAGAGTGCAGTACAGGACTGGCAAAGCAGTACTGCTGTAGGAGAGAAATTAAGGACAGTTAGTATGGGCCTGTGGTATGGCGGCACACAATTTGCTTTGTGAACATATTTCTATTTTACAGAGAGCTttgtaaaatacaaatatattttataacaaCAACGTTTGTACACAGAGCTCTCTTTCACGCCGTCTCTACATGCAGCCTTTTAaataatggcatttttaaaGCTAACACTAACTGTGTttgaaatacattatttttgctGGTGTGGTGCTACCAGGGATGGGCATATTTGAccaacatttaatttttaatctgCTACTCGGTTGTGTGGCACTGACAACCACATAGGTTACATGAAATGTCACTCAGATGAGAGAGATggccaaaattaaaaaaaatctaataattgAACACTGTTTAATCtccagggggaaaaaagaagaatcATAATTTCTTAAGACTATTTGAACTATGCTGCTCTCCACAACAGTGGCACCTACTTGGACACAAAACATTCTCTCAAATCAATGAACCAACCGCAAATTGGATGCAAATTCGCTATGCCAGCAGAGTCAGGTATTCTATCGTTGCAGATCAGGAGTTTCCCCAGTGAATTCCAAGTCTGCCGGAATGCCAGGTTTTCCTCATGGTTTGTATGTGAACAACCCTTTCCAGGCTCTGTCATTTCACTAAAATGCATTGGATGTTTGTTTGTATTCTTTCTTAAAATTGTATTTCAGATTGGTGCCTTTTTAAGactatttaattacatttaattgCTAAACAATGCATATAATGTCAGAATTTGTAATTCCCTGTTggcatttttatttagtttttttaaagcaaaaaacatggttttgcattttttttcccgggGGCTGGTCATGCCACAAAGAGACATGTATCATTTGTTACATTATGTTGGATAGCTGTACATCTGCATTTAGGACAATAAAAGACAATGTAAAAGCAATTGTGATAAATGTGTTGGGGAAATCACTTAAACCTCTGCAATCTTAttcttaaaaaattaataatcgaTACGTTTTACCAAGTCAatctatcaatttttttttcttctttattgaTCAAGGATCGGTTAGAAAATGCCCAACCCTAGTAGCTACCTAGGATCAAATGGTCTCATTTTACATTGAGCTATTCAGTTTCCAGTGACCTTGAACAGCAATGTTTAAACTATTATAATCAAAGCCTGACTTGGTAAAAAACAGtgacgtctattttttttaagactgttaaaaaaaaacggtttccTGTTCCTAAATAACGACTTATCAGTGATGTCTGCATTAGTGGTAACCCATAACTACTTATGGCATGAACTCAACTTAACAGGTTGCTCAACTTGACCTAAAAGTTAGCCTGGCGTTCACAAAGGATTGTTAACCCTTCGACTCACACACACAACCCATATGCTACCCACGTTTGTTAGGCGAATTATCTGATTCTGGCAGTCCAACACCTAACCACCTGTCCCACTTAAAATGATGGTAATCCCATTAGTTGTTCAgcacatttagtttttttgctaaCCAAGCACCCTAACCTCCCCAAAGCCAAAAACTAGAGGTGTAAACTGGCCAAAATGATTCCATTTTAGAAAGACAagacacaacaacaaaaggatTGACCACAGGGAAGGCATAAAGTCTGGGAGGCAAGCAACTGCATTGTGGTCGAAGGGTTGAACAGCTATAACGTGGCAATCAACAGAAAAGGCATGAGAAGGCTGGGACAATTAAATGACCGTGTCACAACGGGGATAGAAAAAAGGCCAAATTTACCATCTGCAAAGGGGTCGAGACGCTCTGGCGAGATGATCATCTGCATGCGCCGAGCCTTGTACTCATCCTCCCTCTCTGCAATCTTCTGTGGACGATGCTCTGCGAATGGATCATACTGCAAATACAAAATGCAGCAGACATGAGTATTATTCAGTTTTTCTATAATTTATATGAGAAAACAGTACATACATGGATATATTACTAATACTACTCTTAGAACAGATCTTGGATTGATGAGGTAACAAAAACTAGCAGCTCCATCCAGGTTTTGACTCGTGATTGGATCAGGAGAATAAAGAAAAATCAGTTTGTACATAATATAAAGTATTTAGGATTTCCCATGTGCCACGGAGGATCTGAATCATTTGAActctttttttaagcaaaagtaaccaaaaataaaaataattgaatacagCCAAAGTTTGTTTTGAAGCATAATCAGTGAATAGCAttagtcattaaaataaataatgatcacAATGCCAGGAAAATGGATAAAATTGTATAGGGCCAACTTCACTAAAcagttttggacacattttacatGTAGTCCTGGCCCACAATTCACTGCCATACCCGTCAGGATTACCTGAGCAGTAAAATGATGGCAAAATTCTGTCTTTTTTGTAGCTATTGGTTACTTTTAAAGAATTATTAGGACCAATTTAAAGGACCAAATCATTTAAGAGCCCTATATTTCTGTGGCACATTTTAGCTGCCCTCTTGAGTTTGTGGACTTAAAAGTATGCTTACCAAAGGCACATAAACATGACAAAGTTAGAACCAACTTTCACCACCAGATGGGACTCAAATCTAAATCCCAAGCTAAGGAGTTCCAAACATGAGGTCCCACAGTTTTCACAtttccattttcaaatgtttgtattttgacaTCAATATTGATGATGACTCACCTGTTCATCTGACTGAGGAATTGCATTGAGTATGGCCACCGGTGCATGGTACCCTTGCTTTTTCTGCCCCAACAAACTCGTCGCTGTATCCTCCTCATCATCCTAGAAAAGAAAATATCGTGTTATAACAGCACAATTCAACAATAGGCCAATAGTATTAAACATTAGAATCacgttatttgttactctgttagaaTATGGTGAGTTACAACCgataaaaatatgttattcCATTGTATTATcctgtttttgggtgtttttaccAGAGGGGGGAACCAATAAAttaagttcatttctatgggaaatgttgatttgagatgcgATTAAACCGATATGCAAGatcagtcccagaacgcattaagctcgcgTGTCAATGTAATTGAAACCACTTTAATTGTTGGTAATGTACTTACTACAGCCGGAAAACCCatgaaataggaaaaatacttgtcattttatttaatgaggAAAAACGTCTTACCTCTTCCTGCTCGGTGGCAGCGATGGATGTGACATAACCAGCAAAACGACTGTCGCTTCCTCCATAGATTTCTTGGTCAT
Above is a window of Stigmatopora nigra isolate UIUO_SnigA chromosome 11, RoL_Snig_1.1, whole genome shotgun sequence DNA encoding:
- the sf3b1 gene encoding splicing factor 3B subunit 1 isoform X3 yields the protein MAKIAKTHDDIEAQILEIQGMKASLVEEGDDQGVGLVSTGFYDQEIYGGSDSRFAGYVTSIAATEQEEDDEEDTATSLLGQKKQGYHAPVAILNAIPQSDEQYDPFAEHRPQKIAEREDEYKARRMQMIISPERLDPFADAVLLCQSCTALLLRAQQLILCRLWGTQRELCTCQFLSGSTCS